A DNA window from Pseudomonas tohonis contains the following coding sequences:
- the ftsL gene encoding cell division protein FtsL: protein MSRIYAKPLPGGSFLMLLLFIAVLVSAIGVSYSAHWNRQLLNKLYTELSVRDKAQAEWGRLVLEQSTWTAHNRIESLASEQLKMRIPEPAEIRMVAP from the coding sequence ATGAGCCGTATCTACGCCAAGCCCCTGCCGGGCGGCAGCTTCCTGATGCTGTTGCTGTTCATCGCTGTGCTGGTTTCCGCCATCGGCGTGTCCTACAGCGCGCACTGGAACAGGCAGTTGCTCAACAAGCTCTATACCGAACTCAGCGTGCGCGACAAGGCGCAGGCCGAGTGGGGCCGCCTGGTTCTGGAGCAGAGCACCTGGACTGCGCACAACCGCATCGAGTCGCTGGCCAGCGAGCAGTTGAAGATGCGTATCCCCGAGCCTGCGGAAATCCGCATGGTGGCGCCATGA
- the rsmH gene encoding 16S rRNA (cytosine(1402)-N(4))-methyltransferase RsmH, with translation MSTESSFRHITVLLDEAVDSLAVRADGCYLDGTFGRGGHSRLILRHLGEEGRLLGFDKDPQAIATGQALAAEDGRFVIVQRSFAEMAGELAERGLAGKVDGVLLDLGVSSPQLDDAERGFSFLNDGPLDMRMDPTRGVSAAQWIATAPEDEIARVLKEYGEERFAKRMARAVVQRRAEKPFERTADLAAVLTVANPAWEKGKNPATRAFQGIRIHVNNELGDLERGLEAALENLAVGGRLVVISFHSLEDRIVKLFMRKHAKGEADKLPRNLPIRPPAFDPRLKLLGKPQFASEEELKANPRSRSAVMRVAEKLR, from the coding sequence GTGAGTACCGAAAGCAGCTTCCGCCACATCACCGTCCTGCTCGACGAGGCCGTAGACAGCCTCGCCGTGCGTGCGGACGGCTGCTACCTGGACGGCACCTTCGGTCGCGGGGGGCACAGTCGGTTGATCCTCCGGCATCTTGGTGAGGAGGGCCGGCTGCTCGGTTTCGACAAGGACCCCCAAGCCATAGCTACAGGGCAAGCGCTGGCGGCCGAAGACGGCCGCTTTGTCATTGTGCAGCGCAGTTTCGCCGAGATGGCGGGCGAGCTCGCCGAGCGTGGCCTGGCCGGCAAGGTCGATGGCGTCCTGCTCGATCTCGGTGTCTCCTCGCCGCAGCTGGATGACGCCGAGCGTGGCTTCAGCTTCCTCAACGACGGCCCCCTCGATATGCGCATGGACCCCACTCGCGGCGTCAGTGCCGCGCAATGGATCGCCACCGCGCCCGAGGATGAGATCGCCCGCGTGCTCAAGGAATATGGCGAGGAGCGCTTCGCCAAGCGCATGGCACGTGCCGTCGTGCAGCGCAGGGCCGAGAAACCCTTCGAACGCACCGCCGACCTCGCTGCCGTGCTCACGGTGGCCAATCCCGCCTGGGAAAAAGGCAAGAATCCGGCTACCCGTGCCTTCCAGGGCATTCGCATCCATGTGAACAACGAGCTGGGTGATCTGGAGCGTGGCCTCGAGGCTGCCCTGGAGAATCTCGCCGTTGGCGGCCGACTGGTCGTTATCAGCTTCCACTCCCTGGAAGACCGCATCGTCAAGCTGTTCATGCGCAAGCATGCGAAAGGCGAGGCGGACAAACTGCCGCGCAACCTGCCGATCCGTCCCCCGGCCTTCGATCCCCGGCTGAAGCTGCTGGGCAAGCCGCAGTTCGCATCCGAAGAAGAGCTGAAGGCCAACCCGCGTTCGCGCAGCGCCGTCATGCGTGTGGCGGAGAAGCTCAGATGA